Proteins encoded by one window of Dietzia sp. B32:
- a CDS encoding EthD domain-containing protein translates to MAHIENQPTYLFALYRWAGTSPEEFRDHYLSKHADIGKSIPGVAWWHTFLNNNSMVNWGLPEGAPKPDAFSIMAFESQEALAKAPESEGWAAANGDNTGFVQHIDVYDVSRVQLVAEEGRE, encoded by the coding sequence ATGGCCCACATCGAGAATCAGCCCACGTATCTCTTCGCGCTTTACCGGTGGGCGGGTACCTCCCCCGAGGAGTTCCGTGACCATTACCTGAGCAAGCACGCCGACATAGGAAAGTCCATTCCGGGCGTGGCCTGGTGGCACACCTTCCTCAATAACAACTCGATGGTGAACTGGGGGCTCCCGGAAGGGGCCCCCAAGCCGGATGCGTTCTCGATCATGGCGTTTGAGTCGCAGGAGGCGCTGGCCAAGGCACCTGAGAGTGAGGGGTGGGCGGCCGCCAACGGCGACAACACCGGCTTCGTCCAGCACATCGATGTGTACGACGTGTCGCGAGTCCAGCTGGTAG
- a CDS encoding cytochrome P450 has translation MTTSYEYEKFFGLDAEQLKCPHTAFDEVRSECPVSRSDALGFWVVADHENAQKVFKDASVFSTKKMLGEQVSDEWQRMVEMAAKRPGAKKELGDDYGSSDRKVLLFADPPEHGRHRRLIMGALTPNALKSWAPRIEETADIFVDGVDAGEEVEFVDDFANKYTMTVIADILGFPRDMVPQMLDWTEGFNSMVGNPDQTDEQIEALVDTRYGFDAYCNKQIDDREVNPTEDLISRIVKLNTASESPLNRDDLFQVLQLTMVGGSETSATALSKMVEYLGRHPEMWAELKADTERIPQFMEEMLRMFSPVQGSFRAVTEDIELGGQQLRAGDMLWVGMGTSNRDPKVFEDPDRMDIDRKQLAASHVAFGGGPHVCPGTSLTRMELRMVLEKIITRFSGVELVDPDPAAKKSFNFYGPAALPVRFVA, from the coding sequence GTGACCACCAGCTACGAGTACGAGAAATTCTTCGGGTTAGACGCCGAGCAACTCAAGTGCCCGCACACCGCCTTCGACGAGGTGCGCTCGGAATGCCCGGTCTCTCGCAGTGACGCCCTGGGGTTCTGGGTTGTGGCCGACCACGAGAACGCACAGAAGGTCTTCAAAGATGCCTCGGTGTTCTCGACAAAGAAGATGCTGGGGGAGCAGGTCTCCGATGAGTGGCAGCGGATGGTCGAGATGGCTGCCAAACGTCCCGGGGCCAAGAAGGAACTGGGTGACGACTACGGGTCGAGTGACCGGAAGGTCCTGCTCTTCGCCGACCCGCCTGAGCACGGTCGCCATCGCCGGCTGATCATGGGCGCGCTCACGCCGAACGCGCTCAAGTCCTGGGCTCCGCGCATCGAGGAGACCGCGGACATCTTCGTCGACGGAGTCGATGCCGGCGAGGAGGTCGAGTTTGTCGATGACTTCGCCAACAAGTACACAATGACTGTCATCGCCGACATCCTCGGATTCCCGCGGGACATGGTCCCTCAGATGCTCGACTGGACCGAGGGGTTCAACTCAATGGTCGGTAACCCTGACCAGACCGACGAGCAGATCGAGGCGCTCGTCGATACCAGGTACGGATTCGACGCCTACTGCAACAAACAGATCGATGACAGGGAGGTGAACCCGACCGAAGACCTCATCTCGAGGATCGTGAAACTCAATACCGCCAGCGAGAGCCCGCTCAACCGGGACGACTTGTTCCAAGTGCTCCAGCTGACGATGGTCGGTGGCAGCGAGACCTCGGCTACCGCCCTGTCGAAGATGGTCGAGTACCTCGGCCGCCATCCTGAGATGTGGGCCGAACTGAAGGCGGACACCGAACGGATTCCGCAGTTCATGGAGGAGATGCTGCGCATGTTCTCCCCGGTCCAGGGGTCGTTCCGAGCTGTCACCGAGGACATCGAACTCGGCGGACAGCAGCTCAGGGCCGGCGACATGCTCTGGGTAGGTATGGGTACCTCGAACCGCGACCCGAAGGTTTTCGAGGACCCCGACCGCATGGACATTGACCGGAAGCAGCTCGCGGCCAGTCACGTCGCGTTCGGCGGCGGGCCGCATGTCTGCCCCGGTACGTCGCTGACCCGCATGGAGCTGAGAATGGTGCTGGAGAAGATCATCACCCGGTTCTCCGGCGTCGAACTGGTGGACCCGGATCCGGCCGCCAAGAAGAGTTTCAACTTCTACGGGCCCGCCGCGCTCCCGGTGCGGTTCGTCGCCTAG
- a CDS encoding nuclear transport factor 2 family protein, translating to MAQLSETDRWEIFTLGSRYAHALDRRDWAQLAMVFSEDAVMEFAGLPSATGPEAIGRVCARALAPLEGSQHLVGSPLVEFGAEFHSVSYYFHAQHVRIIDGDLALFTVAGGYDDRVERRTEGWRIVHRRQTVSWSSGDPRVMEGVD from the coding sequence ATGGCTCAGCTATCCGAAACCGATCGGTGGGAGATCTTCACGCTCGGATCCCGGTACGCCCATGCGCTGGATCGCCGCGACTGGGCTCAACTTGCGATGGTCTTCTCCGAGGACGCGGTGATGGAGTTCGCCGGGCTCCCTTCAGCGACCGGCCCCGAAGCGATCGGGCGAGTCTGCGCCCGGGCACTGGCCCCGCTGGAGGGGAGCCAGCACCTCGTCGGCTCCCCTCTCGTGGAGTTCGGAGCCGAGTTCCATTCCGTGTCGTACTACTTCCACGCCCAGCACGTCCGGATCATCGACGGAGACCTCGCCCTCTTCACCGTCGCGGGAGGCTACGACGACCGCGTCGAGCGCCGCACTGAGGGATGGCGAATCGTCCATCGTCGACAGACGGTCTCGTGGAGCTCCGGAGACCCGCGCGTAATGGAGGGTGTCGACTGA
- a CDS encoding tocopherol cyclase family protein, with amino-acid sequence MGLLRRYRATGADLPFGDPLRAHDVAMEGYFLRVTDRERGRVVIALIGVNRGPDGHWATLGLASDEAPIPIEAGGSRRDGDGGSSSSSFSSSSTLRLMAAPDGWADPGRIGARSGELFEYRPDGVRVDMGEGARLHVDITDPVQWPHHAVGGSSIFQSVPALNQYWHPWLLGGRASGWAELDGERWEFAGAEVYGEKNWGAEGFPDSWWWGQAQAFSEPNTCVAFAGGQIHSGPLRTEVTAVVVRLPGGKVIRLGNPVVSPVRAGVTDERWEFEGRGYGWQVRISGRSPLDRAHVLPVPLPSEKRNSAGSIEHLAGELEVEVRRHGRLVWSDRSSLAALEHGGLDRAEAELRRRGVPEGETGAPPV; translated from the coding sequence ATGGGACTCCTCCGGCGATACCGGGCGACCGGCGCAGACCTGCCCTTCGGCGATCCGCTCCGCGCACACGACGTGGCCATGGAGGGGTACTTCCTCCGCGTCACCGACCGCGAGCGCGGGCGCGTCGTGATCGCCCTCATCGGGGTCAACCGGGGACCCGACGGGCACTGGGCGACGCTCGGGCTCGCCTCCGACGAGGCGCCGATCCCGATCGAGGCCGGTGGGTCGCGCAGGGACGGAGACGGGGGTTCGTCGTCGTCGTCGTTCTCGTCGTCCTCCACGCTGCGCCTCATGGCCGCGCCCGACGGCTGGGCCGACCCGGGCCGGATCGGCGCCCGTTCCGGCGAACTGTTCGAGTACCGACCCGACGGGGTCCGCGTCGACATGGGGGAGGGCGCTCGCCTGCACGTGGACATCACCGACCCGGTGCAGTGGCCGCACCACGCCGTCGGCGGCTCGAGCATCTTCCAGTCCGTCCCCGCGCTCAACCAGTACTGGCATCCCTGGTTGCTCGGCGGTCGCGCTTCCGGGTGGGCCGAGCTCGACGGCGAGCGCTGGGAGTTCGCCGGCGCCGAGGTGTACGGGGAAAAGAACTGGGGCGCCGAGGGTTTCCCCGACTCGTGGTGGTGGGGGCAGGCGCAGGCGTTCTCCGAGCCGAACACGTGCGTGGCGTTCGCCGGCGGGCAGATCCACTCCGGGCCCCTGCGCACCGAGGTGACGGCCGTTGTCGTGCGACTACCCGGCGGGAAGGTGATCCGGCTGGGCAACCCGGTGGTCTCGCCGGTCCGCGCCGGGGTCACCGATGAGCGGTGGGAGTTCGAGGGTCGCGGCTACGGCTGGCAGGTGCGCATCAGCGGGCGTTCGCCCCTGGATCGTGCGCACGTGTTGCCGGTCCCGCTGCCGTCGGAGAAACGGAATTCCGCCGGGTCGATCGAGCACCTCGCTGGAGAGCTCGAGGTGGAGGTGCGACGGCACGGTCGGCTGGTGTGGTCGGACCGGAGCTCTCTGGCCGCCCTCGAGCACGGTGGACTCGACCGGGCCGAGGCCGAGCTGCGGCGGCGGGGTGTTCCGGAGGGCGAGACGGGGGCGCCGCCGGTGTAG
- a CDS encoding PH domain-containing protein, which yields MLFVLGLLLTPWLLAAAAVWAVLTVAALVVVPRVRWAIHRWEATDTAVYSRSGLFWEEWRAAPLSRVQTVDKTRGPLQRQFGLATVVVTTASSKGAVRISALDAMQAEEMADRLTLLAEDDQRDAT from the coding sequence GTGCTGTTCGTACTGGGCCTGCTGCTCACCCCGTGGCTGCTCGCAGCGGCGGCCGTGTGGGCGGTCCTCACCGTCGCCGCGCTTGTCGTGGTCCCGCGGGTCCGGTGGGCCATCCACCGCTGGGAGGCCACCGACACCGCTGTCTACAGCCGTAGTGGGCTGTTCTGGGAGGAGTGGCGGGCGGCTCCCCTGTCGCGTGTCCAGACCGTCGACAAGACCCGCGGCCCGCTCCAACGACAGTTCGGACTCGCCACCGTGGTGGTCACCACCGCCTCGTCCAAGGGCGCGGTGCGCATCAGCGCCCTCGACGCAATGCAGGCCGAGGAGATGGCCGACCGACTCACCCTCCTCGCCGAGGACGATCAGCGGGACGCGACATGA
- a CDS encoding PH domain-containing protein, with translation MTTHDDGWVRLDPRTIPATTTVAAAALAATAVPVALGMLLSGLGLGWVLLWTVGGTLVGTAAAAVGETVRLAVTRYRVDPHRIERRVSFLSSTTTTLSTSRVRNVEISADIVQRRLGIATVRLASGETDGSRMTLGALDRVAAEDLRRRLLAERATTDTSEILRLDPRWVRYAPASVMTPLFGLLGIGLVLQVADWFGAVPEVLAWIWNRIGGLPIPVIAVGVLVLALLAGTIASVALFIENWWNLRLDHHEDGSLELRRGLVVGRHTTFDGRRIRGVTLHEPPGFRALGAARLDVIASGVGIGKDEDGKQKQSPGLVPAAPRDVPTGVARQVLGEPVPTGLVAHPSAARRRRLVRATAVIAVLTAVGLVPAVIWVWLWWVPVLAFATSAAVALWAAVDNARGLGHAVTGGVVALRKGSLLRRTDILEREGILGCNIRRSPLQRRAGLATLVVTAAGGGGAFRLPDVGLEQAPELWRTAGPVWDHLAEPRS, from the coding sequence ATGACCACCCATGACGACGGTTGGGTACGCCTGGACCCCCGAACGATCCCCGCCACGACGACGGTGGCGGCCGCCGCGTTAGCCGCCACGGCGGTGCCAGTCGCCCTGGGCATGCTGCTCAGCGGCCTCGGCCTCGGCTGGGTACTGCTCTGGACGGTAGGAGGCACCCTCGTCGGTACCGCCGCGGCCGCCGTCGGCGAGACCGTCCGTCTGGCTGTCACCCGGTACCGGGTCGATCCCCACCGCATCGAGCGCCGCGTCAGCTTCCTATCGAGCACCACCACGACACTGTCCACTAGCAGGGTGCGCAACGTCGAGATCTCCGCGGACATCGTCCAACGCCGGCTGGGCATCGCCACGGTCCGCCTGGCCAGCGGCGAGACCGACGGATCGCGTATGACCCTCGGCGCGCTCGACCGCGTGGCCGCCGAGGACCTGCGTCGACGCCTGCTCGCCGAACGGGCCACCACCGACACCAGCGAGATTCTCCGCCTCGACCCGCGGTGGGTCCGCTACGCCCCCGCCAGCGTCATGACGCCGCTGTTCGGCCTCCTGGGGATCGGGCTCGTGCTGCAGGTCGCCGACTGGTTCGGCGCCGTCCCCGAGGTGCTGGCATGGATCTGGAACCGCATCGGCGGCCTGCCGATCCCCGTCATCGCTGTCGGGGTCCTGGTGCTCGCCCTCCTGGCGGGGACGATCGCGTCGGTGGCCCTGTTCATCGAGAACTGGTGGAACCTACGACTCGACCATCACGAGGACGGATCACTGGAATTGCGGCGCGGTCTGGTGGTGGGTCGTCACACCACCTTCGACGGCCGGCGTATCCGAGGAGTGACGCTCCACGAACCCCCGGGGTTCCGCGCTCTGGGCGCCGCACGGCTCGATGTGATCGCCTCGGGCGTCGGTATCGGCAAGGACGAGGACGGCAAGCAGAAGCAGAGCCCCGGGCTCGTACCTGCGGCGCCGCGCGACGTACCGACCGGCGTCGCCCGGCAGGTTCTCGGGGAGCCCGTGCCCACCGGTCTCGTCGCCCATCCGTCCGCCGCTCGCCGCCGCCGACTCGTACGCGCGACCGCGGTCATCGCCGTCCTCACGGCCGTGGGGCTGGTGCCGGCGGTGATCTGGGTGTGGCTCTGGTGGGTCCCCGTGCTCGCGTTCGCGACGAGCGCGGCCGTGGCGCTCTGGGCCGCCGTCGACAACGCGCGAGGGCTCGGGCACGCGGTCACCGGAGGGGTGGTAGCCCTGCGCAAGGGGTCGCTGCTGCGGCGCACGGACATCCTCGAGCGCGAGGGGATCCTCGGCTGCAACATCCGGCGCTCACCTCTCCAGCGGCGCGCCGGACTGGCCACCCTTGTCGTCACAGCTGCTGGCGGCGGCGGTGCCTTCCGGTTACCCGACGTGGGCCTCGAGCAGGCGCCCGAGTTGTGGCGTACCGCGGGTCCGGTGTGGGACCACCTGGCCGAGCCCCGCAGCTGA
- a CDS encoding MOSC domain-containing protein — MADAEATRAPVGVGEVFTVRAVCVVDHLIEVPGRVGVTAIDKRPVDGPVQVREYGLHGDVQADRQHHGGMWKAVYLLSESDVEQWEPEFGGPIPPGFFGENLRVTGVDTSQLQIGTVLEVGRLRMEVTTPRIPCQTFGHHVGKPRWVRRFTEGGRPGAYARVLTAGPVEAGDEIRVVAVPTHGVTIGRVFAGVDDDEARRLLDEYALSDLAPSLVRKLDPATDDRPVDAD, encoded by the coding sequence ATGGCCGACGCGGAGGCGACGCGGGCACCGGTCGGGGTGGGCGAGGTGTTCACCGTCCGCGCCGTGTGCGTGGTCGACCACCTGATCGAGGTGCCCGGCCGGGTCGGCGTCACGGCGATCGACAAGCGGCCCGTCGACGGACCCGTCCAGGTGCGCGAGTACGGACTCCACGGTGACGTGCAGGCCGACCGCCAGCACCACGGAGGGATGTGGAAGGCCGTCTACCTGCTGTCGGAGTCCGACGTCGAGCAGTGGGAGCCGGAGTTCGGCGGCCCGATCCCACCCGGGTTCTTCGGTGAGAACCTGCGCGTGACCGGCGTCGACACCTCGCAGTTGCAGATCGGCACCGTGCTGGAGGTGGGCCGCCTGCGCATGGAGGTCACCACCCCGCGGATCCCGTGTCAGACCTTCGGCCACCACGTGGGCAAGCCGCGCTGGGTGCGTCGTTTCACCGAGGGCGGGCGGCCGGGCGCGTACGCGCGGGTCCTCACCGCGGGCCCCGTCGAGGCCGGGGATGAGATCCGGGTGGTCGCCGTGCCCACGCACGGGGTCACGATCGGGCGGGTCTTCGCCGGGGTCGACGACGACGAGGCCCGGCGGCTCCTCGACGAGTACGCGCTGTCCGACCTGGCGCCCAGTCTGGTCCGGAAGCTGGATCCGGCCACCGACGACAGGCCCGTGGACGCGGACTGA
- a CDS encoding isoprenyl transferase yields MAVSFPLYSIYEARLRSSLEGAKLPRHVAVMCDGNRRWAKEAGFTDVAHGHRAGAVKIAEMLGWCDDLGVDVATIYLLSTENLGRDAEELDELLQIIADVVDEITAPGKNWEVRIVGRLEVLPDWLADRLRHAERVSSGRPGVKVNVAVGYGGRQEIADAARELVQELIDKGCSGQELVDAITVDGIGEHLYTSGQPDPDLVIRTSGEQRLSGFLLWQSAYSEIWFTEAYWPAFRRVDFLRAMREYGARNRRFGQ; encoded by the coding sequence GTGGCCGTCTCCTTCCCCCTGTATTCGATCTACGAGGCGCGACTGCGCTCGTCGCTCGAGGGTGCGAAGCTGCCGCGTCACGTCGCGGTGATGTGCGACGGCAATCGCCGGTGGGCCAAGGAGGCGGGGTTCACCGACGTCGCGCACGGTCACCGGGCGGGCGCGGTCAAGATCGCCGAGATGCTGGGGTGGTGTGACGACCTCGGCGTGGACGTGGCCACCATCTACCTGCTCAGCACGGAGAATCTCGGTCGCGATGCCGAGGAACTCGATGAACTGCTGCAGATCATCGCGGACGTGGTGGACGAGATCACCGCCCCGGGCAAGAACTGGGAGGTCCGGATCGTCGGGCGCCTGGAGGTGCTCCCGGACTGGCTGGCCGATCGGCTGCGTCACGCGGAGCGGGTGAGCAGCGGCAGGCCGGGCGTCAAGGTCAACGTGGCGGTGGGGTACGGCGGGCGGCAGGAGATCGCCGACGCCGCCCGCGAGCTGGTCCAGGAACTGATCGACAAGGGCTGCAGCGGGCAGGAGCTGGTCGACGCGATCACCGTCGACGGCATCGGCGAGCACCTCTACACCTCGGGCCAACCCGATCCGGACCTCGTCATCCGCACCTCTGGCGAGCAGCGGCTCTCGGGCTTCCTCCTGTGGCAGAGCGCGTACTCGGAGATCTGGTTCACCGAGGCGTACTGGCCCGCGTTCCGGCGGGTGGATTTCCTCCGGGCGATGCGCGAGTACGGAGCCCGCAACCGCCGGTTCGGACAGTGA
- a CDS encoding 3-deoxy-7-phosphoheptulonate synthase: MTITAENPTQTADRRVLSYSPLPTPTEILGELPLGEAREALVERSRAEVADVLAGRDDRLIVVVGPCSVHDTEAALDYAARLAALAEETAEDLLIVMRVYFEKPRTTVGWKGLINDPALDGSYDIPRGLRTARKLLLDVLDLGLPVGTEFLEPTSPQYIADAVSWGAIGARTTESQVHRQLVSGLSMPVGFKNGTDGEVQVAVDGCRSSAARHVFFGTDAEGRAAVVETAGNTDCHVILRGGTAGPNHDPESVASAVAAVGKVGLPGLVMVDASHANSGKSHERQAEVVAELAERIGAGEPGISGLMIESFLEPGAQSVEADELVYGQSVTDACIGWDTTADSLRALATAVRRGRRG, from the coding sequence GTGACCATCACCGCCGAGAATCCCACCCAGACCGCCGACCGGCGCGTCCTGTCCTACTCTCCGCTGCCGACGCCGACCGAGATCCTCGGCGAGCTCCCGCTGGGCGAAGCCCGTGAGGCGTTGGTCGAGCGCAGCCGCGCCGAGGTCGCCGATGTGCTGGCCGGCCGCGACGACCGTCTGATCGTGGTCGTTGGACCCTGCTCCGTCCACGACACCGAGGCCGCGCTCGACTACGCCGCGCGACTCGCGGCGCTGGCCGAGGAGACGGCCGAGGACCTGTTGATCGTCATGCGCGTGTACTTCGAGAAGCCGCGCACGACGGTGGGGTGGAAGGGTCTCATCAACGACCCCGCGCTCGACGGCAGCTACGACATCCCGCGCGGCCTGCGCACCGCCCGCAAGCTGCTGCTCGACGTGCTCGACCTGGGCCTGCCCGTGGGCACCGAGTTCCTCGAGCCCACCAGCCCGCAGTACATCGCCGACGCCGTGTCCTGGGGCGCGATCGGCGCCCGCACCACGGAGAGCCAGGTGCACCGCCAGCTCGTCTCGGGCCTGTCGATGCCTGTGGGCTTCAAGAACGGGACCGACGGCGAGGTCCAGGTCGCGGTGGACGGCTGCCGGTCGTCGGCGGCGCGGCACGTCTTCTTCGGCACCGACGCCGAGGGGCGCGCGGCGGTCGTGGAGACCGCGGGCAACACCGACTGCCACGTGATTCTGCGTGGTGGCACCGCGGGGCCCAACCACGATCCCGAGTCCGTCGCCTCGGCGGTGGCGGCGGTCGGGAAGGTCGGGCTGCCCGGTCTTGTGATGGTGGACGCGAGCCACGCCAACTCGGGCAAGTCGCACGAGCGGCAGGCCGAGGTCGTGGCCGAGCTCGCCGAGCGGATCGGCGCGGGGGAGCCGGGGATCTCCGGGTTGATGATCGAGAGCTTCCTCGAGCCGGGTGCCCAGTCGGTGGAGGCCGACGAACTGGTCTACGGCCAGTCCGTCACGGACGCGTGCATCGGGTGGGACACCACCGCCGACAGCCTGCGCGCGCTCGCCACCGCCGTCCGGCGGGGCCGACGCGGCTGA
- a CDS encoding LLM class flavin-dependent oxidoreductase has product MQFGIFSIADITPDPTSGRIPTEHERLESIVEYATLAEQVGLDVFALGEHHNPPFVTSSPTTTLGYVAGRTSEIILSTATTLITTNDPVKIAEDYAMLQHLSGGRVDLTMGRGNTGPVYPWFGQDIRQGLPIAIENYELLHRLWHEDVVDWEGKFRTALQQFTSTPRPLDGVAPFVWHGSIRSPQIAEQAAFYGDGFFHNNIFWPIHHTKQMVELYRRRYEHYGHGSADQAIVGLGGQFFARANSQDAVNEFRPYFDNAPVYGHGPSLEDFTAQTPLTVGSPQQIIDRYMTMREHVGDYQRQLFLIDHAGLPRTTVLEQIEILGTEIVPTLRRELDALRPAHVPDGPTHSARVAARDADLAAAGDPAYSDAYRFGTGDNWTGLTAEGGQLAQEQSLARARRNQARLAEAPAGKESK; this is encoded by the coding sequence ATGCAGTTCGGAATCTTCAGCATCGCCGACATCACCCCGGACCCCACCAGCGGGCGGATACCCACCGAGCACGAGCGGCTGGAGTCGATCGTCGAGTACGCCACTCTGGCCGAGCAGGTGGGCCTGGACGTCTTCGCGCTGGGTGAACACCACAACCCGCCGTTCGTGACGTCCTCCCCCACCACGACCCTGGGCTACGTCGCCGGCAGGACCTCCGAGATCATCCTGTCGACGGCCACCACGCTCATCACCACCAACGACCCGGTGAAGATCGCCGAGGACTACGCCATGCTGCAGCACCTGTCCGGTGGCCGGGTCGACCTGACGATGGGCCGCGGGAACACCGGGCCGGTGTACCCGTGGTTCGGCCAGGACATCCGGCAGGGGCTGCCGATCGCGATCGAGAACTACGAGCTGCTCCACCGCCTGTGGCACGAGGACGTCGTGGACTGGGAGGGCAAGTTCCGCACGGCGCTCCAGCAGTTCACCTCGACCCCGCGCCCGCTGGACGGCGTCGCTCCCTTCGTGTGGCACGGATCGATCCGCTCGCCGCAGATCGCCGAGCAGGCCGCGTTCTACGGTGACGGCTTCTTCCACAACAACATCTTCTGGCCGATCCACCACACCAAGCAGATGGTCGAGCTGTACCGCCGCCGCTACGAGCACTACGGGCACGGCTCCGCAGACCAGGCGATCGTCGGCCTCGGCGGCCAGTTCTTCGCGCGCGCCAACAGCCAGGACGCGGTCAACGAGTTCCGCCCGTACTTCGACAACGCCCCGGTCTACGGCCACGGCCCGTCGCTCGAGGACTTCACGGCCCAGACCCCGCTGACCGTCGGCTCGCCGCAGCAGATCATCGACCGGTACATGACCATGCGCGAGCACGTGGGCGACTACCAGCGCCAGCTGTTCCTCATCGACCACGCCGGCCTGCCCCGCACGACCGTGCTGGAGCAGATCGAGATCCTGGGCACCGAGATCGTGCCGACCCTCCGCCGCGAGCTCGACGCCCTGCGCCCGGCCCACGTGCCGGACGGCCCCACCCATTCGGCGCGGGTCGCCGCCCGCGACGCCGATCTGGCCGCCGCAGGCGATCCCGCCTACTCCGACGCCTACCGCTTCGGAACCGGTGACAACTGGACGGGCCTCACCGCCGAGGGCGGGCAGCTCGCCCAGGAGCAGTCGCTGGCCCGCGCACGCCGGAACCAGGCCCGCCTCGCCGAGGCGCCGGCCGGGAAGGAGTCCAAGTGA
- a CDS encoding CE1759 family FMN reductase has translation MTTTHHDHPGSTTERPLNLVVVAAGTSVPSSTRMLADQLTVATRDALARHGRAVDVTVLEARELAHEVVDATFTRFPGEKLSAAIDEIGRADGLIAVTPIYNQSYSGLFKSLFDVIDPGTLAGVPVALGATGGTGRHSLAVDYALRPMFAYLKADIVPTTVFAAAEDFGAVATDGEEDSLRTRTARVGTELSDYMLRFAGVTAGAVAPTRADSGRGRKTDDDEFSDFVPMGDLLGR, from the coding sequence GTGACCACCACGCACCACGACCATCCCGGTAGCACTACCGAGCGACCGCTTAACCTCGTCGTCGTCGCCGCCGGAACCTCCGTGCCCTCCAGCACCCGGATGCTCGCCGACCAACTCACCGTCGCGACCCGGGACGCCCTCGCACGCCACGGCCGGGCGGTCGACGTGACGGTCCTCGAGGCGCGCGAACTGGCGCACGAGGTCGTCGACGCCACCTTCACCCGCTTTCCCGGGGAGAAACTCTCCGCGGCGATCGACGAGATCGGCCGGGCGGACGGACTGATCGCGGTGACGCCGATCTACAACCAGTCGTACTCGGGCCTGTTCAAGTCACTGTTCGACGTCATTGACCCGGGCACGCTCGCCGGGGTGCCGGTCGCGCTCGGCGCGACCGGCGGGACCGGGCGGCACTCGCTCGCGGTCGACTACGCACTGCGGCCGATGTTCGCCTACCTCAAGGCCGACATCGTCCCCACCACCGTGTTCGCGGCGGCGGAGGACTTCGGCGCCGTCGCCACCGACGGGGAGGAGGACTCACTGCGCACCCGTACGGCCCGGGTGGGCACCGAGCTCTCCGATTACATGCTGAGGTTCGCGGGGGTCACCGCCGGCGCGGTGGCACCGACGCGCGCGGACTCCGGTCGGGGACGCAAGACCGACGACGACGAGTTCAGCGACTTCGTCCCGATGGGCGACCTCCTGGGCCGCTGA
- the mca gene encoding mycothiol conjugate amidase Mca encodes MAGLRLMAVHAHPDDESSKGSATMARYAAEGVHVLVETCTGGERGDILNPAMDRPDITADLPAVRVREMARAADILGVDHHWLGYVDSGLPEGDPTPPLPEGCFALADDDEVTEALVRRIREFRPHVMITYDENGGYPHPDHLKVHSASMAAYEAAADPARYPDAGEPWAIAKVYYTHGFPKSRLQLLDEELFARDGVRHFEEFLSRWGDRPDIMERVTTRVECAGYFEQRNSALLAHATQIDPNGWFFAAPVEMQQRVWPTEEFELAASRVGFPELGEGEYETDLFAGVDPYVALPVGPSTSEDAR; translated from the coding sequence ATGGCCGGTCTGCGGCTGATGGCGGTCCACGCCCACCCCGACGACGAGTCGTCCAAGGGCTCGGCGACCATGGCCAGGTACGCCGCCGAGGGCGTCCACGTACTGGTGGAGACGTGCACCGGGGGTGAGCGCGGTGACATTCTCAACCCCGCGATGGACCGCCCCGACATCACCGCGGACCTGCCCGCCGTGCGGGTGCGCGAGATGGCGCGCGCCGCCGACATCCTGGGGGTCGACCACCACTGGCTGGGGTACGTGGACTCGGGGTTGCCGGAGGGTGACCCCACGCCGCCCTTGCCGGAGGGGTGCTTCGCACTGGCCGACGACGACGAGGTCACCGAGGCCCTGGTCCGCAGGATCCGTGAGTTCCGCCCGCACGTGATGATCACCTACGACGAGAACGGCGGGTATCCCCACCCGGATCACCTGAAGGTGCACTCGGCGTCGATGGCCGCGTACGAGGCCGCCGCCGACCCCGCCCGGTATCCGGATGCCGGCGAGCCGTGGGCGATCGCGAAGGTCTACTACACCCACGGCTTCCCCAAGAGCCGTCTCCAGTTGCTGGACGAGGAGCTGTTCGCCCGCGACGGCGTCCGCCACTTCGAGGAGTTCCTGTCCCGATGGGGCGACCGCCCGGACATCATGGAGCGGGTCACCACACGGGTGGAGTGCGCGGGCTACTTCGAGCAGCGCAACTCTGCTCTGCTGGCGCACGCCACTCAGATCGACCCGAACGGCTGGTTCTTCGCCGCACCCGTGGAGATGCAACAGCGGGTGTGGCCCACCGAGGAGTTCGAGCTCGCCGCCAGCCGGGTGGGCTTCCCTGAGCTCGGTGAGGGAGAATACGAGACAGACCTGTTCGCGGGAGTCGACCCGTACGTCGCGCTCCCCGTCGGCCCGAGCACGAGTGAGGACGCACGATGA